GCAACAGGGTATCTCTGAAGGACGTCCACTACACCCTAAAAACccaggaaaggaaaaaaacagagaaaaaaatGAAGCTGATGAAAACTTGCACATTAAAACAGAACTTGAAAAAAGAGTTATAAACTTAtcaaatttgcacaaacttaaaacatcaggggccaaaagtgttttttagcaaaaaaaaaaaaagataataattCTAACCAACCTCCCCTGGAGTTTGTTCCTTCACTTTAGGTTCCCACAAGAGAATTTCATTGTCAACACTCTGAAAAGGTAACATAAACCACCACTTTAGGAATTGATACATAACTTAGGAAATCAGAGAAAATTCAAAACACTAATTGCTCATTGGGGTACTGGCCAAAAAAGACTTTCAAACTTTTACTCTCCCAATTGTTAAAGatctttttttaataaaataagaaaagtaTATTTAAAGGCTATAGAGAAAAGGAAAACATGACCTCCTACATAGACTAAGCAACATGGAAAAATATAAGTTTATGTTACAAATAGAAGTGGTGAAAGTTAAATCAATTTCAACTAGGGAGCAAATTTTTCCCCCTTACATCAAACCTAACTTCTAATTTCCACCAGAAAGTAGACAGATGCTGGAAAGAGCAACCACTCACCTTTGAGAGGACAAAATCACCCAACCATCTAGTACAGTCAACGTAATTTGTATGAACTGTAGCATTGAATATCTGAAATTACATACTAATTCAATTAGAAAAGATCCATCATATGTacctaaaataaattattacttACAGGAAACTGCACATATTTTGTAGGAAACTTAGAAGGAAGATCTGTCCACGTGAATGATTTTTCTACATAGCTCGAGAACTCTGCAGCAACATAAAGAACATGATGGATAGCAATGAAAAGGACAAGAATCAAGAATAAAATTGGTACACTACCAACCTgtttggatgcaaaccaaagagcacttattgtAGCTTATAAGTGCATTTTTAGAAGATAAGCTCTAATAAATCTGTATCCAAATAGGCTCAATATAATAGATGAGATATTTTATGCACACATCAAGTACATTCTGGTTTTTATGCACAGGGCACTATACTGCATGGTGGGACCCAACTTAAAATCATCAACTCAACTACCCATTTGCATtgatccagtgcataaacagaaTGGGGCATCACAACCCCACAAGAATGTTCcaagaaattttttaaaaaattgttactTGCAGCTTCCATGTTATCATGAAACAAATATAAAAGACCCTTTGCTCACCCAAAACGACCCTCTActcacccaaaaaaaaaagtataattccTGTAAACAAAGTCCAGAAGTTAAGTTGTTGAATCCAAACAGGAAAGAGTTATAAACTTATCAAATTCTCATCCGTCTTTCAATTTAAAGCCTTTACCTCTTAAACTAAATTTAACATTGGTTGCAACTACGTAGTGTCGGTGATGCACTATTTTACAAATGTTTATTTTCTGAATCTGATAATCAAACCAAGTCAAAGCAAACCAAAACAGTCATAACTACTTTTGGGGGGGAAAACTTAATATATAATCTTCCCTGGTTTACTTTTCATCTTTGTTAGCCTATGGTATCATCCATTACATTATGGGAAATACAGTGAACCTCAACTAGATGATACCAGAATAAACAAAAGCAACAATACAATAACACCAGTAGTCCAGTACATATAAAACGAAATACCTTACCCTTCATAGACCATATCTTTACAGTATTATCCATGCCACAACTGGCAATTTTATTCATATCAGACGGATGAAAATCCtacaataagaaaaaaaaagtcgGTCAGATGAATCTCTAAAAATCGAAACTTCTATTATTGACTTGGTAATTAATCAATAAAAAGGCGAGATACGTTAGATGCAAATGCACTTACAACACTTAAGACTTCATTACGATGTCCTCCAGCTCCAGCAAATATCAAAATGCACACTCCAGTATGAACATTCCATAACCGGACAGATTCATCCTGGTCAACCTCAGATGTCATTGAGTGAAAAAATAAGTGATTCTTTAGTTAGTGAAATAACAAAGAGAGGCACTATTTACTTTGCTTGCAGATATCACAAGTGATGGCTTCAACGTTTGAGTCCTGATTTCATTTACGGAGTCCCCATGGCCAACAAAACTCTGGAAAGAGAAGGGTATCATGTCAGGGAGCCGCAGGAATTACATGCCTAACGTCAACATTATTGAATTAAACAGATAAATAATTTAAGGCATTCAGTTTGCAACAGTTCCCACAAAATTCTGAAGTCCAAACAATCaaccaaacaaaaaataaaaaataataataatctcATTCTTATGCTTCAAAAATACTGATCTACAAAACTTTTACTCTTGTTACTACCAAAATACCTTGTGTATCTTCTCACTGCCAGTATCAATGACTCGGATTATACCATTGATTCCTCCAGCAACAACAAATGGGTTACCATCAACACTGCATGCCCAGCTTACAGTGTAAAAAGATTCATCCTTCTGGTCTACAAAAAAATCAGATTAAAATTGGTGCAGTATAATAATAACATAGGGGATTCCTAAGGAACTCCCACTTATATTTTATAACATGTCCATTAGTAACCTACTCTCCAAAAGAATAGCTAAAGATTCAAATTTCTTCTAAATAAACAAGTGGGGTGTGTAATTTGCTAATGTATTTTCACTTGTTTTTTAGAAGAATCACAGTAGCAACCTACAAGTACATTTAGGCcctgtttgggagagcttatctgatagcataagcacttgtgcaagtgtttgggagagcttatgcagaCAACTTATGACCtatcataagctgttttgagcttattttcataagctactcaagatagcttatgaaaaagagcttatgcttatatatacttattttcaatttattttaataaactttttaaaatagcttatgaataagcgcgcTTATGAGGCTTATGACCATATCGCTTAGTTAAGCTGTTTTCCCAAACGGGGCCTTAATCCTTGTATAAAACAAGTGATAGTagataacaacaacaacaataacaacaacaacaacaaccctcAAAGCTATGGTTAGAaacatcaaataaaaaaaagggtATAGTGTGGACTCACATCTTCATCTACATAAGACTGCAGAACAGCAATAACACCTCCTTCAAGACATTGATAAATGGTAACCTGAAGAATTAACAAGATAAAGCATTAA
This portion of the Lotus japonicus ecotype B-129 chromosome 3, LjGifu_v1.2 genome encodes:
- the LOC130709562 gene encoding polycomb group protein FERTILIZATION-INDEPENDENT ENDOSPERM, with amino-acid sequence MSKLSALGCEPVTGNPLAPKKRDYKVTNRLQEGKRPLYAVVFNFIDSRYVNVFATVGGNRVTIYQCLEGGVIAVLQSYVDEDKDESFYTVSWACSVDGNPFVVAGGINGIIRVIDTGSEKIHKSFVGHGDSVNEIRTQTLKPSLVISASKDESVRLWNVHTGVCILIFAGAGGHRNEVLSVDFHPSDMNKIASCGMDNTVKIWSMKEFSSYVEKSFTWTDLPSKFPTKYVQFPIFNATVHTNYVDCTRWLGDFVLSKSVDNEILLWEPKVKEQTPGEGVVDVLQRYPVAECDIWFIKFSCDFHFKEVAIGNREGKIFVWELQSSPPVLVSRLSHLQSKSVIRQTAMSYDGSTILCCCEDGTIWRWDAVTNSSD